ATGCCTGTACTCTGCCTACCAAAATAGGATACAGATATACAGAAGACGGTAAAAAAATGCGTTATTGCAAAAAGTGCGACGAAAACTTCTAATGAGGTTGACAAAATGATCAGGTTGGAAAAATTATTCCGTGAAGATATATCTCCCAAGCTTCATAAAGAGTTTAGCTACAAATCAACGATGCAGATACCTGTAGTAAAAAAGGTTCATTTGAATATGGGACTTGGAGAAGGTAGCCAGAATAACAAGCTTATCCAGGATGCCATGAATGAACTTACTCTTATTGCAGGTCAGAAGGCTGTAATTACAAGGGCAAAAAAGTCAATAGCAGCGTTTAAACTGCGAGAAGGAATGCCGGTAGGGTGTACAGTTACCTTGAGAAGGAGCAGAATGTGGTCTTTTCTCGATAAGTTGCTGAACGTTGCCTTGCCGCGTGTACGAGATTTTCGCGGGGTACCTGATCGCGGCTTTGATGGAAGGGGTAACTTTACTATGGGAATTAAAGAACATACCATATTTCCTGAAATCAATCTTGATAAAATAGAACGTGCTAAAGGTATGAATATAACCATGGTAACATCCGCTCAAACCGATAAGGAAGGCAAAACCCTGCTGACCATGCTGGGCATGCCCTTTAAAAAGTAAGGAGAATCGTTTTGACCAGAACATCATTAATGGTAAAATCAAAGCGCAAACAAAAGTTTTCATCCCGCAGGTACAATAGATGTCCCATATGCGGTCGTCCTCGCGCTTACATGCGTAAGTTCGGAATATGTAGAATCTGTTTTCGTAATATGTCCCTGGCTGGTGAACTTCCAGGCGTCCGAAAATCCAGTTGGTAGTCAGAGAGGAAAAAACAATGCCAGTAGTAGATCCCATAGCGGATATGTTAACCAGAATACGCAACAGCCATATGGCGTTACATAAAAAAGTCCATATACCTGTCAGCAAGATCAAGTCATCTATTGTAGAGATACTTGCCAGTGAAGGCTTTATTACCAATTACGCTGTGCAGGACAAAGAGATAGTAATTGACTTAAAATATGTTGATACAAAACCTGTAGTAAGAGGCATAAAAAAAATCAGCAAGCCAGGGCGCAGAGTGTATGTACCAGCGTCTGAAATTCCAGCAGTTCGTAATGGTCTGGGAATCTGTATAGTATCAACATCAAAGGGAATTCTTGAAGGCAGCGAAGCCCGTAAACAAAATGTGGGCGGTGAGCTCATCTGTGAAATATGGTAGGTAAGATATGTCACGCATAGGAAAAGAACCAATTAAAGTACCTCAGGGTGTAGAAATCAAGATTGCTAAAGATGCAATTAAGGTAAAAGGACCCAAAGGAGAATTGACGGTAGCAGTTCATCCAAAAATTGAGGTCAATTATGAAAATGATACTATCCAGCTTGAAAGAGTTGATAACAGTAGAATTGCCAGAGAACAGTACGGTCTGCGCAGAACTCTTCTGAATAATGCAGTTATCGGTGTTCACAAGGGATTTGAAAAAACTCTGGAGGTGCTTGGTGTCGGCTATAAGGTTGATCTGCAGGGCAAAACTATTGTGCTCAATGTCGGCTATTCTCATCCGGTCAAGATTGATCTTCCCAAGGGAATTGATGCCAAAATAGAAAAGAGCAAGATAACACTCAGCGGGATTGACAAACAGGGAGTCGGCGAACTTGCTGCTGTTATCAGACGAGTACGGCCACCAGAACCTTATAAAGGCAAAGGCATCAAATATGAAAACGAACAGATCAGACGCAAAGCCGGCAAATCCGGTGGCAAATAGCGGGTGAATAAATGAATATTTCAAAGAAACAATCCAGAGCCAAGAGAAAAATCCGCATCAGAAAAAAAATCAGCGGAACACAGGCAAGACCGAGATTGGTGGTATTCAGGTCCAATAAACATATATATGCGCAGCTGATTGATGATGAAAAAGCCCATACCATCGCCTCATCTTCTTCAATGGAACTTGAAGGAGATAACCGATTGACCATTGAGACTGCCAAAAATGTCGGCAAAACAATTGCTGAAAAGGCCAGAGGCCAAAACGTAGAGACAGTAGTCTTTGACCGAAACGGTTATTATTATCACGGACGTGTAAAAGCATTGGCAGATGGTGCCAGAGAAATGGGTTTAAAATTCTAAGAGGTATTAAATGCAGCAGAATGACTTGGAGCTTGTAGAAAAAATTGTTCATCTGAACCGGGTTGCAAAAGTTGTAAAAGGTGGAAGAAGGTTCCGCTTTAGTGCTCTGGTTGTTGTTGGAGATGGTAAGGGCTCACTTGGTTATGGGCTTGGAAAGGCCAACCAGGTACCTGATGCCATCAGAAAAGCTACAGATAAAGCAAAGAAAAATATGGTTACCGTTGCAGTTGCAGGTTCAACACTTCCATTTCAGGTTACAGGAGCTTATGGTGCTGCCAGAGTGCTTTTAAAACCCGCTGGGGCTGGTACAGGCATAATAGCCGGGGGACCTGTAAGGGCAGCCATGGAAGCCATTGGTGTTAAAAATGTGCTAACAAAAGCAATCGGCACCAATAATCCACATAATGTCATCAAGGCTACAATTCAGGGCCTGAAAAATATGACCAATCCTGAAACAGTTTCCCGACTGCGTGGTAAGACTGTTGAATATGCTGAAGTAAAATAACCCGAATTTTATCCGGCAGGAGAGAACTCAATGAAAGTCAAACTTATTAAAAGCTACATCGGCCTTAAGCCGGATCAGAAAAAAACATTACGTGCACTTGGCCTTAGGAAATTGCATCAGACCATTGAGGCTCCTGACAATAAATGCATAGAAGGCATGGTCCGAAAAGTCAGTAAATTTGTCGAGGTGATAAAATAATGAACATACATGATTTACAACCTTTTGCCGAGGAGACTCGTGAGCGCAAAAGGCTTGGTAGAGGACCAGGAAGTGGTCTCGGGAAAACATCAGGAAAGGGACACAAAGGCCAAAGATCGCGAGCAGGTGCAAGCATACCTGCAGGCTTTGAAGGCGGACAAATGCCTTTACAGAGAAGACTCCCTAAAAGAGGTTTTAAAAATCCTTTTCAGGTCAAATATACTCCGGTCAATCTAAAGCAGATTGTGCAACAGTTTTCTGATAGTCAGGAAGTAACCATAGAAGATTTTTATACTTCAGGATTATGTCCTAAGAACTATCCAGTCAAAGTGCTTGCAGACGGTGATTTGAACAATGCAATTACAGTTACTGCACATAAATTCAGTAAATCCGCTTTGGATAAGATTATTAAAGCCGGCGGAAAAGCAATTTCTTTAGAAGGTTAGGTAAGTGGCAAAGCAAACTAAAGCTGGAGAGTCAGGACTTAAAGAGTTACGCAATAAGGTACTGTTTACTTTTTTATTGCTGGCTGTATACAGGATAGGCGTACATATTCCCTTACCTGGAGTTGACGGAGAAGCTCTATCTGATTTTTTCGCCACTGCACAAAATACCCTGTTTGGGCTGTTTGATATGTTTGCTGGCGGAGGTCTGAAGAATTTCTCCATTTTTG
The Desulfonatronovibrio magnus DNA segment above includes these coding regions:
- the rplO gene encoding 50S ribosomal protein L15, which encodes MNIHDLQPFAEETRERKRLGRGPGSGLGKTSGKGHKGQRSRAGASIPAGFEGGQMPLQRRLPKRGFKNPFQVKYTPVNLKQIVQQFSDSQEVTIEDFYTSGLCPKNYPVKVLADGDLNNAITVTAHKFSKSALDKIIKAGGKAISLEG
- the rplE gene encoding 50S ribosomal protein L5, yielding MIRLEKLFREDISPKLHKEFSYKSTMQIPVVKKVHLNMGLGEGSQNNKLIQDAMNELTLIAGQKAVITRAKKSIAAFKLREGMPVGCTVTLRRSRMWSFLDKLLNVALPRVRDFRGVPDRGFDGRGNFTMGIKEHTIFPEINLDKIERAKGMNITMVTSAQTDKEGKTLLTMLGMPFKK
- the rplR gene encoding 50S ribosomal protein L18; translation: MNISKKQSRAKRKIRIRKKISGTQARPRLVVFRSNKHIYAQLIDDEKAHTIASSSSMELEGDNRLTIETAKNVGKTIAEKARGQNVETVVFDRNGYYYHGRVKALADGAREMGLKF
- the rpsE gene encoding 30S ribosomal protein S5, encoding MQQNDLELVEKIVHLNRVAKVVKGGRRFRFSALVVVGDGKGSLGYGLGKANQVPDAIRKATDKAKKNMVTVAVAGSTLPFQVTGAYGAARVLLKPAGAGTGIIAGGPVRAAMEAIGVKNVLTKAIGTNNPHNVIKATIQGLKNMTNPETVSRLRGKTVEYAEVK
- the rplF gene encoding 50S ribosomal protein L6 codes for the protein MSRIGKEPIKVPQGVEIKIAKDAIKVKGPKGELTVAVHPKIEVNYENDTIQLERVDNSRIAREQYGLRRTLLNNAVIGVHKGFEKTLEVLGVGYKVDLQGKTIVLNVGYSHPVKIDLPKGIDAKIEKSKITLSGIDKQGVGELAAVIRRVRPPEPYKGKGIKYENEQIRRKAGKSGGK
- a CDS encoding type Z 30S ribosomal protein S14, translating into MTRTSLMVKSKRKQKFSSRRYNRCPICGRPRAYMRKFGICRICFRNMSLAGELPGVRKSSW
- the rpmD gene encoding 50S ribosomal protein L30 — protein: MKVKLIKSYIGLKPDQKKTLRALGLRKLHQTIEAPDNKCIEGMVRKVSKFVEVIK
- the rpsH gene encoding 30S ribosomal protein S8, with translation MPVVDPIADMLTRIRNSHMALHKKVHIPVSKIKSSIVEILASEGFITNYAVQDKEIVIDLKYVDTKPVVRGIKKISKPGRRVYVPASEIPAVRNGLGICIVSTSKGILEGSEARKQNVGGELICEIW